GCCGGCCGCCACGCGGTAGGTCGGATTGCTCTGGCCGCCCTTGAACTGCTCGACCTCGAGCGCGCCGCGAAAGCCGTCCACGTGCTCGCGCATCCAGGCCTCGAGCCGGGCGCGGTCGAACCGGTGTCGCTCGCGCACCGGTTCGGTACCGGAGAAGATCTCCTGCCGTTCCCCCATGAGTGGCCCGTATCCTACGCTAAGCTTCGCGCGCGTTTTCCTGGGAGACCCCCGATGAAGATCTCCGAGTTCATCCAGCACCACTATCGGCACTTCAACGCCGCGAGCGTCGTGGACGCGGCCGAGGCCTACAAGAAACAGCTCGAGGGCGGCGGGAAGATGTTTCTCGCCATGGCCGGCGCGATGAGCACCGCCGAGCTCGGCCTGTCACTCGCCGAGATGATCCGGCGCGACAAGATCCACGCGATCTCGTGCACCGGGGCGAACCTCGAAGAGGACGTGTTCAACCTGGTCGCGCACGACCACTACAAGCGCATCCCGGGCTGGCGCAACCTGACCCCCGCGGACGAGAAGGCGCTCGAGCGCGCCGGTCTCAATCGGGTCACCGACACGTGCATCCCCGAGGACAAGGCGTTCCGCGCGATCGAGAAACACGTGCTCGACCTGTGGCTGCGCGCCGACCAGCAGAAGAAACGCTACTTCCCGCACGAGATCCTGTACCAGCTCCTGCTCGAGGGTCGGGTGCGTGACTCGTACCAGATCGACCCGGCCGGCTCGTGGCTGCTCGCGGCGGCCGAAAAGAACCTGCCGATCTTCGTGCCCGGCTGGGAGGACTCGACGCTCGGCAACATCTTCGTGTCTCACGTGCTGTCGGGGGAGCTGTCGAACTTCCAGATCGTGAAGGGCGGGCTCGAGACCATGGCCGAGCTGGCGCGCTGGTACGTTTCGACCACCATGGGCAAGTCCCTCGAGGAGCTGCCGCAGGTGGAAGTCACCGGGCACGATGCGGTCGGCATGCGCGCCATTCCGGGCTCGAAGGCGCGCTCCACGGTCGGCTTCTTCCAGATCGGCGGCGGCATCGCGGGTGACTTCCCGATCTGCGTCGTGCCCATGATCCACCAGGACCTGCGCCGACCGTGCCCGTACTGGGCGTACTTCTGCCAGATCAGCGACTCCACCACGAGCTACGGAAGTTACTCTGGCGCATTCCCGACGGAGAAGATCACCTGGGGCAAGCTCGACGAGGCGACGCCGATGTTCCTGATCGAATCCGACGCCACGATCGTGGCTCCGCTGATCTTCGCCTCCGTCTTGGGCTGGTAGGGCTCCACTAGGCCCCGTGGCACTTCTTGAACTTCTTGCCCGAGCCGCACGGGCAGGGGTCGTTGCGGCCGATCTTCGGCTCGCCGCGCACGTACGGCGCCTGCGGCTCTTCGTCGTGGTCATCGTGGTGGTGGTGCGAGTGACCGTGCTCTAGAGCGTGCTCGAGGTCCTCGAGTGAGTCGTTCACCGCGTTGCGCAGGCGGGCGAGCTTGTCGCCGCTGGTGCGCGCGGCGAACGCGACCAGCGCCTTCAGCACCGGGCCGACGTGCCGCGCGAGCGAGTCACCAGGCTCGAATCGCTCGGGCACCGAGTGGAACAGCCAGCCGTGCACGTCGCCGGTGGAGAGCTGCGCGAGCGGCCGGCCGACCTCGTCGAGCGCCGCGCGCAGCCGGTGCGCGATCTCACGGCGCTCGTCCTCGCTCGGGCCCGAGATCGCGGCCGCCTCTGCGGAGCGCAGGAAATCTTCGAGCTCGAAGCTACTCACGAGCGGTCACACTCGGGTTCAAGGCGAAAGTCAGTACGCCCGCGGCGGCGAGCAGGAACCCGCACAGCTCGCGCAGGCTGACGTGCTCGCCCAGGACGAGATAGGACACCCCGAGCGACAGGATCGGCGCCGACGGCACCACGATCGCCGTGGCGCGCGGCAGGTCGAGTCGTTTCACGGCCGCGTACCACGCGAGAGTCCCTCCGAACGACAGCAGCGCTCCTTGTAGCGCGACGATCGGAAGAAAGCTCCCGAGATCGGAACGCGGGGGCAGCGCGGCCGGACCGTCGAGCGCGAGCCACGCCACGGCGAGGGCGAGGCTCCCGTAGACGTAGCGCGCGCCCGAGAGCTGCAGCGGGTCGAACGTGGTGAGCTGCTTGAGCGCGATCCAGTGCGAGGTCTGCCAGGCCAGGGGCGTCGCGAGCAGGAACGCCAGCCCCAGCCAGGGGGAGCTCGGCGCCGTGCCGATGGCCAGCGCGATCCCGGCGGCGATCGCGAGCACGGCCGCGATGCGCCGCTTGGCCGTCGGATAGCCGAGCACGAAGCGCGTGCCGATCAGCGAGTAGATCGGCTCGGTCTGCACGCAGAGCGCGGTCTCCACGGCCGTGGAGCGCTGCGCGCCCGAGTAATACAAGAGAAACGCCACGGCCGTGCCGAGCGTGCCGATCAGCACGAGCCAGCGGAAGTCGCGCAGCAGGAGCCGCAGCTTGCCTTGCGCGACCAGGAACACGAGACAGACCAGCGCCGCG
The Myxococcota bacterium genome window above contains:
- a CDS encoding SEC-C metal-binding domain-containing protein, which encodes MRNAVNDSLEDLEHALEHGHSHHHHDDHDEEPQAPYVRGEPKIGRNDPCPCGSGKKFKKCHGA
- a CDS encoding DMT family transporter, giving the protein MESSASESLTRRRGDASGLAFAGYCVVNSAFVPAVAKLTTAHADGLTIALFTSAFAALVCLVFLVAQGKLRLLLRDFRWLVLIGTLGTAVAFLLYYSGAQRSTAVETALCVQTEPIYSLIGTRFVLGYPTAKRRIAAVLAIAAGIALAIGTAPSSPWLGLAFLLATPLAWQTSHWIALKQLTTFDPLQLSGARYVYGSLALAVAWLALDGPAALPPRSDLGSFLPIVALQGALLSFGGTLAWYAAVKRLDLPRATAIVVPSAPILSLGVSYLVLGEHVSLRELCGFLLAAAGVLTFALNPSVTARE
- a CDS encoding deoxyhypusine synthase family protein translates to MKISEFIQHHYRHFNAASVVDAAEAYKKQLEGGGKMFLAMAGAMSTAELGLSLAEMIRRDKIHAISCTGANLEEDVFNLVAHDHYKRIPGWRNLTPADEKALERAGLNRVTDTCIPEDKAFRAIEKHVLDLWLRADQQKKRYFPHEILYQLLLEGRVRDSYQIDPAGSWLLAAAEKNLPIFVPGWEDSTLGNIFVSHVLSGELSNFQIVKGGLETMAELARWYVSTTMGKSLEELPQVEVTGHDAVGMRAIPGSKARSTVGFFQIGGGIAGDFPICVVPMIHQDLRRPCPYWAYFCQISDSTTSYGSYSGAFPTEKITWGKLDEATPMFLIESDATIVAPLIFASVLGW